A part of Bufo bufo chromosome 7, aBufBuf1.1, whole genome shotgun sequence genomic DNA contains:
- the LOC121008715 gene encoding NXPE family member 4-like, whose protein sequence is MSDQTVIIPGNKGHKRNKSNLISLIKSLQDLTPSSPSRKALKKANANASLNKRTSLTELQTDSTQTPTLNSNSKDTGLRPSAARPPRRKPFNTCLAKKDLDSLRYLIGNCVGSVREIKVNIQKNETTLEPLRKYDLQSEINKIFEKIQKHIPNVTFTYFNRSTSVNNSKVSIVNESEQYCVGEDLVVQVDMYDHLGNRKTHGGDFIRSRLFSKKLGAAVSGSVKDFLNGSYHIHFPLQWADDKTKVSIRLWHPSEGIAALWRSRHASQGVLGYQGKYVYLDKEAISTCGFLLNTTEEVCEYKDELYEEAFYCIRPKNLPCECLNNMRAVNIEMSYLTPEERKLFERSNVGVEMAQSLNPVVVTPCKNHSAASNVKCQPGMSSPFPSGYFYNYTWRPVYCDMTVYKSGDDFLKCLQGKNLFLIGDSTLRQYMTHLTEGIKIVKYFSYEGGWSSWEKTLEAFNMDNDIYVSYKRHGFPLESFSFFYSKEDMYTSRQIDQRGGGKDTIIVITMGQHFRQFPLKLYIRRAINIRRAVERLFLRSPDTKVIIKTENTREGKFPTPQEKLGDFHGYCQYLVLREVFQGINVGFVDAWDMTIDPN, encoded by the exons TTCCCCCAGCCGGAAAGCTCTGAAAAAGGCCAACGCGAATGCGAGCCTAAACAAACGGACCTCACTCACCGAGCTACAAACCGACTCCACACAAACCCCCACTCTCAACAGCAACTCAAAGGACACCGGCCTACGACCGTCCGCTGCCCGGCCCCCACGTCGAAAACCCTTCAACACCTGCCTTGCCAAAAAAGATTTG GATTCCCTTAGATACTTGATCGGAAACTGTGTTGGTTCTGTGAGGGAAATTAAAGTCAACATCCAGAAGAACGAAACGACGCTTGAGCCTCTGAGAAAATATGATCTTCAGtctgaaataaataaaatctttgaaaaaatccaaaaacatATTCCAAATGTTACGTTCACCTATTTCAACAGAAGTACAAGTGTGAACAACAGTAAGGTGTCCATAGTCAATGAAAGTGAACAGTACTGTGTTGGAGAAGACCTTGTGGTACAGGTCGATATGTACGATCACCTGGGTAACAGGAAGACCCATGGAGGAGACTTCATAAGATCACGACTCTTTTCTAAAAAGCTTGGGGCTGCTGTGTCTGGCAGTGTGAAAGACTTTCTCAATGGCTCCTACCATATCCACTTTCCATTACAATGGGCTGATGATAAAACCAAGGTCTCTATTAGACTGTGGCATCCTAGTGAAGGAATTGCAGCCCTCTGGAGATCACGGCATGCCAGTCAAGGGGTTCTTGGTTACCAAGGAAAATATGTATACCTCGACAAGGAAGCTATCTCTACTTGTGGCTTTCTGCTCAACACAACTGAAGAGGTTTGTGAGTACAAAGATGAGCTCTACGAAGAGGCCTTCTACTGTATTAGACCCAAGAACCTTCCTTGTGAATGTTTAAATAATATGAGAGCTGTGAATATTGAGATGTCCTaccttacaccagaggagagaaaacTGTTTGAACG GTCTAATGTCGGTGTGGAAATGGCCCAAAGTTTGAATCCTGTAGTGGTTACTCCTTGTAAAA ATCATTCAGCCGCTTCCAATGTAAAATGTCAGCCGGGGATGAGCTCTCCCTTTCCCAGCGGATACTTCTACAATTATACCTGGCGCCCCGTTTACTGTGACATGACCGTCTATAAGTCGGGGGACGACTTCCTTAAATGTCTGCAGGGGAAGAACCTCTTCCTCATCGGAGATTCCACGTTACGTCAGTACATGACGCACTTGACCGAGGGGATCAAGA TAGTAAAATATTTCAGTTATGAGGGTGGATGGAGTTCATGGGAGAAGACACTCGAGGCTTTCAACATGGATAATGACATTTATGTTTCCTACAAAAGGCACGGCTTCCCCCTGGAGAGCTTCTCGTTCTTCTACTCCAAGGAGGACATGTACACAAGTCGTCAGATTGACCAACGTGGTGGGGGGAAGGACACCATCATTGTAATTACCATGGGACAACACTTCAGACAGTTTCCATTAAAACTCTACATTAGACGAGCGATCAACATCCGCAGAGCCGTGGAGCGACTGTTTCTAAGGAGCCCAGATACCAAGGTCATCATCAAGACGGAAAACACCAGAGAAGGCAAATTTCCGACTCCTCAAGAAAAACTTGGTGACTTCCATGGTTATTGCCAGTATCTGGTGCTTAGGGAGGTCTTCCAAGGGATCAATGTGGGCTTCGTGGATGCTTGGGACATGACG ATAGACCCCAACTAG